A region of Streptomyces cinnamoneus DNA encodes the following proteins:
- a CDS encoding fumarylacetoacetate hydrolase family protein encodes MRIARFSIDGNVAFGVVEGDELDIIKGHPFAEFERSGQKIPLDKVRLLPPVLPNKVVAIGRNYAEHAAELGNEVPEVPVTFFKPSTSVVGPGDPIAYPSFSSELHHEAELAVVIGRMCREVPRERVKDVILGYTCANDLTARDVQQREKQWARAKGFDTSCPLGPWIETGLEPADIAAGLGVQCTVNGDQRQLGSTADMVRPIEDLIVHITEAMTLLPGDVVLTGTPAGVGPLNVGDEVAVTIEGIGTLTNKVIKRG; translated from the coding sequence GTGCGCATCGCCAGGTTCTCCATCGACGGCAACGTCGCCTTCGGCGTGGTCGAGGGCGACGAACTCGACATCATCAAGGGACACCCCTTCGCCGAATTCGAGCGCTCGGGGCAGAAGATCCCGCTGGACAAGGTGCGGCTGCTGCCGCCCGTCCTGCCCAACAAGGTCGTCGCCATCGGCCGCAACTACGCCGAGCACGCCGCCGAGCTGGGCAACGAGGTCCCCGAGGTCCCCGTCACCTTCTTCAAGCCCTCGACCTCGGTCGTCGGCCCCGGCGACCCCATCGCGTACCCGTCCTTCTCCAGCGAGCTGCACCACGAGGCCGAGCTCGCCGTCGTCATCGGCCGCATGTGCCGCGAGGTCCCGCGCGAGCGCGTGAAGGACGTCATCCTCGGCTACACCTGCGCCAACGACCTCACCGCGCGCGACGTGCAGCAGCGCGAGAAGCAGTGGGCCCGGGCCAAGGGCTTCGACACCTCCTGCCCCCTCGGCCCCTGGATCGAGACCGGGCTGGAGCCGGCGGACATCGCCGCGGGCCTGGGCGTCCAGTGCACCGTCAACGGCGACCAGCGCCAGCTGGGCAGCACCGCCGACATGGTCCGCCCCATCGAGGACCTGATCGTCCACATCACCGAGGCGATGACGCTGCTCCCCGGCGACGTCGTGCTCACCGGCACCCCGGCCGGAGTCGGCCCCCTGAACGTCGGCGACGAGGTCGCCGTCACCATCGAAGGCATCGGCACTCTCACCAACAAGGTGATCAAGCGTGGCTAG
- the gltX gene encoding glutamate--tRNA ligase yields MASAPVRVRFCPSPTGNPHVGLVRTALFNWAFARHHGGTFVFRIEDTDAARDSEESYEQLLQAMRWLGFDWNEGPEVGGPHAPYRQSQRMDLYKDVAAKLLDAGHAYHCYCTTEELDARREAARAAGKPSGYDGTCREVTEEQKAQYEREGREPIVRFRMPDEPITFTDLVRGELTFTPENVPDFGIVRANGAPLYTLVNPVDDALMEITHVLRGEDLLSSTPRQIALYRALAQIGVGNGTTPSFGHLPYVMGEGNKKLSKRDPQASLNLYRERGFLPEGLLNYLSLLGWSLSADQDIFTMDEMVAAFDIKDVNANPARFDLKKCEAINADHIRRLDPKAFADACEPWLKAPHAPWAPEKFDRAAWEAIAPHAQTRLTVLSDITANVDFLFLDEPAWDETSWQKAMKEGSDALLRTARTALAEAEWNADALKAAVVAAGEEHGLKLGKAQAPVRVAVTGRTVGLPLFESLEILGRERTLARVDAALAKLAG; encoded by the coding sequence GTGGCTAGCGCACCCGTACGCGTACGTTTCTGTCCCTCGCCGACCGGCAACCCCCACGTGGGCCTGGTCCGCACCGCCCTCTTCAACTGGGCCTTCGCCCGGCACCACGGCGGCACCTTCGTCTTCCGCATCGAGGACACCGACGCGGCCCGCGACTCGGAGGAGTCGTACGAGCAGCTGCTCCAGGCCATGCGCTGGCTGGGCTTCGACTGGAACGAGGGCCCCGAGGTGGGCGGTCCCCACGCGCCCTACCGCCAGTCGCAGCGCATGGACCTCTACAAGGACGTCGCCGCCAAGCTGCTGGACGCCGGCCACGCGTACCACTGCTACTGCACCACCGAAGAGCTCGACGCCCGCCGCGAGGCCGCCCGCGCCGCCGGCAAGCCCTCCGGCTACGACGGCACGTGCCGCGAGGTCACCGAGGAGCAGAAGGCGCAGTACGAGCGCGAGGGCCGCGAGCCCATCGTCCGCTTCCGGATGCCCGACGAGCCCATCACCTTCACCGACCTGGTGCGCGGCGAGCTCACCTTCACCCCGGAGAACGTGCCGGACTTCGGCATCGTCCGGGCCAACGGCGCGCCCCTCTACACGCTCGTCAACCCCGTCGACGACGCGCTGATGGAGATCACGCACGTGCTGCGCGGCGAGGACCTGCTGTCCTCCACCCCGCGGCAGATCGCCCTCTACCGGGCGCTCGCGCAGATCGGCGTCGGCAACGGCACCACCCCGAGCTTCGGCCACCTGCCCTACGTCATGGGCGAGGGCAACAAGAAGCTCTCCAAGCGCGACCCGCAGGCGTCCCTCAACCTCTACCGGGAGCGCGGCTTCCTGCCCGAGGGCCTGCTGAACTACCTCTCGCTGCTCGGCTGGTCCCTCTCGGCCGACCAGGACATCTTCACGATGGACGAGATGGTCGCGGCCTTCGACATCAAGGACGTCAACGCCAACCCGGCGCGCTTCGACCTCAAGAAGTGCGAGGCGATCAACGCCGACCACATCCGCCGGCTGGACCCGAAGGCCTTCGCCGACGCCTGCGAGCCGTGGCTGAAGGCCCCCCACGCGCCGTGGGCCCCGGAGAAGTTCGACCGGGCCGCGTGGGAGGCGATCGCCCCGCACGCCCAGACCCGCCTCACGGTCCTCTCGGACATCACGGCCAACGTCGACTTCCTCTTCCTGGACGAGCCCGCCTGGGACGAGACGTCCTGGCAGAAGGCGATGAAGGAGGGCTCGGACGCCCTGCTGCGCACCGCCCGGACGGCGCTCGCCGAGGCCGAGTGGAACGCCGACGCCCTCAAGGCCGCCGTCGTCGCCGCGGGCGAGGAGCACGGTCTGAAGCTCGGCAAGGCCCAGGCGCCCGTGCGCGTGGCCGTCACGGGCCGCACGGTCGGCCTCCCGCTGTTCGAGTCCCTGGAGATCCTGGGGCGCGAGCGCACCCTGGCGCGCGTCGACGCCGCCCTGGCGAAGCTCGCGGGCTGA
- a CDS encoding nitrate- and nitrite sensing domain-containing protein, translating to MRRRKTGAAQQTRNARGNFTPPSREAVPPSEMPENPATPPGRDGSRFSPRNWRVPTRLNVILLIPVLVALVFGGLGVKTSVDTWLEAQDAANTARTVQAAATYAHAVIDERDVMAKPFLENHREDEGVKKAQDVTDAARAAFDKTVKNMPDTPSLKRRLNEVRAAEPMLPKLRKVGYTSELAGTKTEDGYGAIQRPLMAFTNELGLGTGNVTSYGRAVYAVSLAKAAESLQRSIGEHLLVKPGNPKERTELLTAFSSYNFLEYVARGEFESGGTDEDIKRLKTALATGAQVEEQDKMAAAIMSGATDAQLRAKGITDQTWFATATAKFNAYREVEEHLADHAVDEAESIASDAQQTAIVNSSIMVLALLAAFIVAGKMARSMSRNMRRLRAAAFEVAEQRLPALVDQLSRTNPGHVDTRTQPIPITTGDEIGEVARAFDQVHREAVRLAAEQALLRGNVNAIFTNLSHRNQALIEGQLNLITDLENNEADPDQLENLFKLDHLATRMRRNGENLLILAGEEPGRRWDQPIPLVDVLRAASSEVEAYERIELSGIPEAEIHGLAVTDLVHLLAELLENATTFSSPHTKVRVNATRLPDGRVMVEIHDKGIGLTAEDFADINHRLANPPTVDAAISQRMGLFVVGRLALRHGIRVQLRPSGEQAGTTSLVMLPDAITHGGGGEELADSDFTVSRMMPEQQSAPAERMRTAAELGFDDSRYEERQDAGSGLDPVGRSLMREERRAALEAQAGEGHPQFQDQQFQEQQFPGDYPQQGYEQPHGVPQEHGGRPDTGRAERGYQDDGYAEPAYADPATTSQQPYGDFNTPGYQGEWAESGTYQHEYGQGYGAEPESQPSADTAQPERVEFDRPGPATSGSPSLTGSGLPRRDKRGQESGTGEEATRGGVEPEQTQAQVSQQPQEGDGSAWQSANDERWQRAGQLREPKAGGVTSSGLPRRVPKANLVEGTAAQTPQAGPQISRAPEDVRGRLANLRRGIQQGRGRGGDSPESSAHDQHEQHDQGFGPGGTYDQER from the coding sequence GTGAGGCGAAGAAAGACGGGCGCCGCGCAGCAAACGCGGAACGCGCGGGGTAACTTCACCCCGCCGTCGCGTGAAGCGGTGCCGCCTTCCGAGATGCCCGAAAACCCCGCCACACCCCCAGGGCGCGACGGCAGCAGATTCTCGCCCCGCAACTGGCGCGTGCCGACCCGCCTGAACGTGATCCTCCTGATCCCGGTGCTGGTCGCGCTCGTCTTCGGTGGCCTCGGCGTCAAGACGTCCGTCGACACCTGGCTGGAGGCGCAGGACGCGGCCAACACGGCGCGTACCGTTCAGGCTGCGGCCACGTACGCGCACGCCGTCATCGACGAGCGCGACGTGATGGCCAAGCCGTTCCTGGAGAACCACCGCGAGGACGAGGGCGTCAAGAAGGCGCAGGACGTCACGGACGCCGCCCGCGCGGCGTTCGACAAGACCGTCAAGAACATGCCGGACACCCCGAGCCTCAAGCGCCGTCTGAACGAGGTGCGCGCGGCCGAGCCGATGCTGCCCAAGCTGCGCAAGGTCGGCTACACCTCCGAGCTCGCGGGCACGAAGACCGAGGACGGCTACGGCGCCATCCAGCGTCCCCTCATGGCCTTCACCAACGAGCTGGGCCTGGGCACCGGCAACGTCACCTCCTACGGTCGCGCGGTCTACGCCGTCTCCCTGGCGAAGGCCGCCGAGTCGCTCCAGCGCTCCATCGGCGAGCACCTGCTGGTGAAGCCGGGCAACCCCAAGGAGCGCACGGAGCTGCTGACCGCGTTCTCCTCGTACAACTTCCTCGAGTACGTCGCCCGCGGCGAGTTCGAGTCCGGTGGTACCGACGAGGACATCAAGCGGCTGAAGACCGCTCTGGCCACCGGGGCGCAGGTCGAGGAGCAGGACAAGATGGCCGCCGCCATCATGTCCGGCGCCACCGACGCGCAGCTGAGGGCCAAGGGCATCACCGACCAGACCTGGTTCGCCACCGCGACGGCGAAGTTCAACGCCTACCGCGAGGTCGAGGAGCACCTGGCCGACCACGCCGTGGACGAGGCGGAGAGCATCGCCTCGGACGCGCAGCAGACGGCCATCGTCAACTCCTCGATCATGGTGCTCGCCCTCCTGGCCGCGTTCATCGTGGCCGGCAAGATGGCGCGTTCCATGAGCCGGAACATGCGCCGGCTGCGCGCCGCCGCCTTCGAGGTGGCGGAGCAGCGGCTGCCGGCGCTGGTCGACCAGCTCTCGCGGACCAACCCCGGTCACGTCGACACCCGCACCCAGCCCATCCCGATCACCACCGGTGACGAGATCGGCGAGGTCGCCCGGGCCTTCGACCAGGTGCACCGCGAGGCGGTGCGGCTGGCCGCCGAGCAGGCGCTGCTCCGAGGGAACGTCAACGCGATCTTCACGAACCTCTCGCACCGCAACCAGGCGCTGATCGAGGGCCAGCTGAACCTCATCACCGACCTGGAGAACAACGAGGCCGACCCGGACCAGCTGGAGAACCTCTTCAAGCTGGACCACCTGGCCACCCGCATGCGCCGCAACGGCGAGAACCTCCTCATCCTCGCGGGCGAGGAGCCGGGCCGCCGCTGGGACCAGCCGATCCCGCTGGTCGACGTGCTGCGCGCCGCCTCGTCCGAGGTGGAGGCGTACGAGCGCATCGAGCTGAGCGGCATCCCGGAGGCCGAGATCCACGGCCTGGCCGTGACCGACCTCGTGCACCTGCTCGCCGAGCTGCTTGAGAACGCCACCACGTTCTCCTCCCCGCACACCAAGGTCCGCGTCAACGCGACCCGGCTGCCCGACGGCCGGGTGATGGTCGAGATCCACGACAAGGGCATCGGCCTGACCGCCGAGGACTTCGCGGACATCAACCACCGACTGGCCAACCCGCCGACCGTGGACGCCGCGATCTCCCAGCGCATGGGTCTGTTCGTGGTCGGCCGCCTGGCCCTGCGCCACGGCATCCGCGTCCAGCTGCGCCCCTCGGGCGAGCAGGCCGGCACCACCTCGCTGGTCATGCTGCCGGACGCCATCACCCACGGTGGTGGCGGCGAGGAGCTGGCCGACAGCGACTTCACGGTCTCCCGGATGATGCCGGAGCAGCAGAGCGCGCCGGCGGAGCGCATGCGCACCGCCGCGGAGCTCGGCTTCGACGACTCCCGCTACGAGGAGCGCCAGGACGCCGGGTCCGGTCTGGACCCGGTGGGCCGCTCGCTGATGCGCGAGGAGCGGCGGGCGGCGCTGGAGGCGCAGGCCGGCGAGGGCCACCCGCAGTTCCAGGACCAGCAGTTCCAGGAGCAGCAGTTCCCGGGCGACTACCCGCAGCAGGGTTACGAGCAGCCGCACGGCGTCCCCCAGGAGCACGGCGGTCGTCCGGACACCGGCCGCGCGGAACGGGGTTACCAGGACGACGGCTACGCGGAACCCGCTTACGCGGACCCGGCCACCACGTCCCAGCAGCCCTACGGCGACTTCAACACCCCCGGCTACCAAGGAGAGTGGGCCGAGTCAGGTACGTACCAGCATGAGTACGGACAGGGTTACGGAGCGGAACCGGAATCCCAGCCGTCCGCTGACACGGCCCAGCCGGAGCGCGTAGAGTTCGACCGTCCGGGCCCCGCCACGAGCGGCTCCCCCTCGCTGACCGGGTCCGGTCTGCCCCGCCGTGACAAGCGGGGGCAGGAATCCGGGACGGGCGAGGAGGCCACCAGGGGCGGCGTAGAACCGGAGCAGACCCAAGCGCAGGTCTCTCAGCAGCCTCAGGAGGGCGACGGCTCCGCATGGCAGTCGGCGAACGACGAGCGCTGGCAGCGTGCCGGGCAGCTCCGGGAGCCGAAGGCCGGCGGAGTGACCTCCTCCGGTCTGCCCCGCCGGGTACCCAAGGCCAATCTGGTCGAGGGCACGGCGGCACAGACCCCCCAGGCGGGCCCCCAGATCTCCCGCGCGCCGGAGGACGTCCGCGGCAGGTTGGCAAACCTGCGCCGCGGCATCCAGCAGGGGCGCGGGCGGGGTGGCGATTCCCCGGAGTCCTCCGCCCACGACCAGCATGAGCAACACGACCAGGGCTTCGGCCCCGGCGGCACCTACGATCAGGAGCGTTAG
- a CDS encoding GTP-binding protein: MDFGSSSGGVARSTTSAKIVVAGGFGVGKTTFVGAVSEISPLRTEAVMTSASAGIDDLSHVQDKTTTTVAMDFGRITLDDDLILYLFGTPGQDRFWFMWDDLVRGAIGAVVLVDTRRLADCFPAVDYFENSGLPFVIALNGFDGHQPYTPEEVREALQIGPDAPIITTDARHRNEAKSALITLVEHALMARLK, translated from the coding sequence GTGGACTTCGGAAGCTCTAGCGGCGGCGTCGCCCGCTCCACCACGTCCGCGAAGATCGTGGTGGCGGGTGGCTTCGGCGTCGGCAAGACGACGTTCGTCGGCGCGGTCTCGGAGATCAGCCCGCTGCGCACCGAGGCCGTGATGACCTCGGCGTCGGCCGGTATCGACGACCTGAGCCACGTGCAGGACAAGACCACGACGACCGTGGCGATGGATTTCGGCCGTATCACCCTCGATGACGACCTGATCCTGTACCTGTTCGGCACGCCCGGACAGGACCGCTTCTGGTTCATGTGGGACGACCTGGTACGCGGCGCCATCGGCGCCGTCGTCCTCGTCGACACCCGCCGCCTCGCCGACTGCTTCCCCGCCGTCGACTACTTCGAGAACAGCGGCCTGCCCTTCGTCATCGCCCTCAACGGCTTCGACGGACACCAGCCGTACACACCGGAGGAGGTCCGCGAGGCCCTCCAGATCGGCCCCGACGCGCCGATCATCACCACCGACGCCCGCCACCGCAACGAGGCGAAGAGCGCACTCATCACGCTCGTCGAGCACGCCCTCATGGCGCGGCTGAAATAG
- a CDS encoding nitrate- and nitrite sensing domain-containing protein, whose translation MQGRFKRDGSAAAEPEPRGATDRGTPAGTPVETPGGGDSAAEPTKAKGATGPGSRIALRNWRISTRLVSLLALPVVAATTLGGLRIQTSLQNVDQLDHMKLLTDMTSRATKLADALQEERDRSAGPLVAKNSKADAIVASREKTDREIQAFGSTTAKVKPNDPTMVGVRTTIVEITRQLKKIQDVRKDAYTDESYISQTVGNYDALITSLLSLSQDMAQATSNSDMITATRALATFSSAKEYASIQRAVISAALANPKGAQLSANDHQYGASAHENEDEALKRFASIRAGDSEELLKGLNGGIADITEATTFAERVFGNSDALKSDHKSYQDWYDQDTIKLSEMSKIEQTLVTQMDQKARELRDDAQNEAYLNGVLIILVLGISLVGAFVVARSMVRSLRRLQETAQKVAEERLPELVKQLSETDPQDVDTSVESVGVHSRDEIGKVAAAFDHVHQEAVRLAAEQALLRGNVNAMFTNLSRRSQGLIQRQLSLISELESREADPDQLSSLFRLDHLATRMRRNGENLLVLAGEEPGRRWTRPVPLVDVLRAAASEVEQYERIELSGVPPTEVAGRVVNDLVHLLAELLENATSFSSPQTKVKVTGHALPDGRVLVEIHDTGIGLSPEDLAAINERLASPPTVDVSVSRRMGLFVVGRLSLRHGIRIQLRPSDSGGTTALVMLPVDVAQGGKKPAPGIPGAGGPGGGPGLPAGPGQPRQQTPTSGPRPAPAPVPRPGTTDSGLPKRQQGPAGGPAGGAATGSLFDTAPRKGAPGAGGAPAGRGAAGPAAVPPPPGAGGRPQLPARGAGDAGRQEPNWAGGQPPAGGRKPKQAPVDDWPLSGNGSPRGAQDAPRGHEGHENSGRPAGPSNPAARPNPERAQLSGGPGDTAQFPPITDESGPQRPAPGRPGLPGGAPQADGRGGTAEFPAIGAGPSGERPGGTSGERLPESTGQFGLPAPGTGQNGTTGQFPQSAPGTQQDSTTGQFGLPAGPSGTGQFDLPAGHGDAPASTSGEYARPHGGDAPSVGTGQFEQPRDFAQPEDDDPLTSTTGQFSRPAVGASSPLFEELESRWFRGGAGESAVPEQPADSARPAPRRAAQPGPQAPAPQAGPPARQGSAQDDWASSPNDERWRRAEQVREPAAGGITSSGLPRRVPRANLVEGTAETQSLPTGPQVSRAPDDVRGRLTNLRRGIQQGRQAGNGSTTGSHHVGPTHQQER comes from the coding sequence GTGCAGGGACGTTTCAAGAGGGATGGCAGCGCTGCGGCGGAGCCGGAGCCGCGCGGTGCGACCGATCGCGGCACGCCCGCAGGCACGCCCGTCGAGACACCGGGCGGCGGCGACTCCGCCGCCGAGCCGACGAAGGCGAAAGGGGCCACGGGGCCGGGCTCACGAATAGCCCTGCGCAACTGGCGAATCAGTACCCGACTGGTCTCCCTGCTGGCGCTCCCGGTCGTCGCCGCGACGACCCTGGGTGGTCTGCGTATTCAGACGTCCCTCCAGAACGTCGACCAGCTCGACCACATGAAGCTCCTCACCGACATGACGAGCCGGGCGACCAAGCTCGCCGACGCTCTTCAGGAGGAGCGTGACCGGTCGGCGGGCCCGCTCGTCGCGAAGAACTCCAAGGCCGACGCGATCGTGGCGTCCCGGGAGAAGACCGACCGCGAGATCCAGGCGTTCGGCAGCACCACCGCCAAGGTGAAGCCCAACGACCCGACCATGGTCGGCGTGCGGACCACGATCGTCGAGATCACGCGTCAGCTGAAGAAGATCCAGGACGTCCGTAAGGACGCCTACACCGACGAGAGCTACATCTCTCAGACGGTCGGCAACTACGACGCGCTCATCACCTCGCTGCTGTCCCTGTCCCAGGACATGGCCCAGGCCACCAGCAACAGCGACATGATCACCGCGACCCGCGCGCTCGCGACGTTCTCCTCCGCCAAGGAGTACGCGTCGATCCAGCGAGCCGTGATCAGCGCCGCGCTCGCCAACCCCAAGGGCGCACAGCTCTCGGCCAACGACCACCAGTACGGCGCCTCCGCCCACGAGAACGAGGACGAGGCCCTCAAGCGGTTCGCCTCCATCCGTGCCGGCGACTCCGAGGAGCTGCTCAAGGGCCTCAACGGCGGCATCGCCGACATCACCGAGGCCACCACCTTCGCCGAGCGCGTCTTCGGCAACTCCGACGCCCTCAAGAGCGACCACAAGAGCTATCAGGACTGGTACGACCAGGACACGATCAAGCTCAGCGAGATGTCGAAGATCGAGCAGACGCTCGTGACGCAGATGGACCAGAAGGCCCGTGAGCTGCGTGACGACGCCCAGAACGAGGCGTACCTCAACGGTGTGCTCATCATCCTGGTCCTCGGCATCTCCCTCGTCGGCGCCTTCGTCGTGGCCCGCTCCATGGTGCGCTCGCTGCGCCGTCTGCAGGAGACCGCCCAGAAGGTCGCCGAGGAGCGCCTGCCCGAGCTCGTCAAGCAGCTGTCCGAGACCGACCCGCAGGACGTCGACACGTCCGTGGAGTCCGTCGGTGTGCACAGCCGTGACGAGATCGGCAAGGTGGCCGCGGCCTTCGACCACGTGCACCAGGAAGCGGTCCGCCTCGCCGCCGAGCAGGCCCTGCTCCGTGGCAACGTCAACGCGATGTTCACCAACCTCTCGCGCCGCAGCCAGGGCCTCATCCAGCGTCAGCTGTCCCTGATCTCCGAGCTCGAGAGCCGCGAGGCCGACCCGGACCAGCTGTCCTCGCTGTTCCGCCTCGACCACCTCGCGACCCGCATGCGCCGTAACGGCGAGAACCTCCTCGTCCTCGCGGGTGAGGAGCCCGGCCGCCGGTGGACCCGGCCCGTGCCGCTCGTCGACGTCCTGCGTGCCGCCGCGTCCGAGGTGGAGCAGTACGAGCGCATCGAGCTCAGCGGTGTGCCGCCGACCGAGGTCGCCGGCCGCGTGGTCAACGACCTCGTGCACCTCCTCGCCGAGCTGCTCGAGAACGCCACCTCGTTCTCCTCGCCGCAGACCAAGGTCAAGGTCACCGGTCACGCCCTGCCCGACGGCCGGGTGCTGGTCGAGATCCACGACACCGGCATCGGCCTCTCGCCGGAGGACCTCGCGGCGATCAACGAGCGCCTGGCCTCCCCGCCGACCGTGGACGTCTCCGTCTCGCGGCGCATGGGTCTGTTCGTGGTCGGCCGCCTGTCCCTGCGACACGGCATCCGCATCCAGCTCCGTCCGTCGGACTCCGGCGGTACGACCGCCCTCGTCATGCTGCCGGTCGACGTCGCCCAGGGCGGCAAGAAGCCGGCTCCGGGCATCCCGGGTGCCGGTGGCCCCGGCGGCGGCCCCGGCCTGCCCGCGGGCCCCGGCCAGCCGCGCCAGCAGACGCCCACGAGCGGCCCGCGCCCGGCGCCGGCCCCCGTGCCGCGCCCCGGTACGACCGACAGCGGCCTGCCCAAGCGTCAGCAGGGCCCGGCGGGCGGTCCCGCCGGCGGTGCCGCGACGGGCAGCCTCTTCGACACCGCGCCGCGCAAGGGCGCCCCGGGTGCCGGCGGCGCGCCGGCCGGCCGTGGCGCCGCGGGCCCGGCGGCCGTGCCGCCGCCCCCCGGTGCGGGCGGCCGTCCGCAGCTGCCGGCGCGCGGCGCCGGTGACGCGGGCCGGCAGGAGCCGAACTGGGCCGGCGGGCAGCCTCCGGCCGGCGGCCGCAAGCCGAAGCAGGCTCCGGTCGACGACTGGCCGCTGTCCGGCAACGGCTCCCCGCGCGGTGCGCAGGACGCCCCGCGCGGCCACGAGGGCCACGAGAACTCCGGCCGGCCGGCCGGGCCCTCGAATCCCGCCGCGCGGCCGAACCCCGAGCGCGCGCAGCTGAGCGGCGGTCCGGGCGACACGGCGCAGTTCCCGCCCATCACGGACGAGAGCGGCCCGCAGCGGCCCGCTCCGGGCCGGCCCGGCCTGCCCGGCGGCGCCCCGCAGGCCGACGGCCGCGGCGGCACCGCCGAGTTCCCGGCGATCGGCGCCGGCCCCTCGGGCGAGCGCCCGGGCGGCACGAGCGGCGAGCGACTGCCCGAGTCCACGGGCCAGTTCGGCCTGCCGGCGCCCGGAACCGGGCAGAACGGCACCACCGGCCAGTTCCCGCAGTCCGCGCCCGGCACCCAGCAGGACTCCACGACCGGCCAGTTCGGCCTGCCCGCCGGCCCGTCCGGCACCGGGCAGTTCGACCTCCCGGCCGGCCACGGCGACGCTCCGGCGAGCACGAGCGGCGAGTACGCCCGTCCGCACGGCGGCGACGCGCCGTCCGTTGGCACCGGCCAGTTCGAGCAGCCGCGGGACTTCGCGCAGCCGGAGGACGACGACCCGCTGACCAGCACGACCGGTCAGTTCAGCCGGCCCGCCGTCGGCGCCTCCTCGCCGCTGTTCGAGGAGCTGGAGTCGCGCTGGTTCCGCGGCGGCGCGGGCGAGAGCGCCGTGCCGGAGCAGCCCGCGGACTCCGCGCGCCCCGCGCCGCGCCGTGCCGCCCAGCCCGGTCCCCAGGCACCGGCCCCGCAGGCCGGCCCGCCGGCCCGCCAGGGCAGTGCGCAGGACGACTGGGCCAGCTCCCCCAACGACGAGCGCTGGCGCCGGGCCGAGCAGGTCCGCGAGCCGGCGGCGGGCGGGATCACCTCCTCGGGGCTGCCGCGGCGGGTGCCGCGCGCCAACCTCGTCGAGGGCACCGCCGAGACCCAGTCCCTTCCGACCGGTCCGCAGGTCTCGCGTGCGCCTGACGACGTACGCGGCCGGCTGACCAATCTCCGCCGGGGCATCCAGCAGGGACGTCAGGCCGGAAACGGTTCGACCACCGGCAGTCATCATGTTGGCCCCACTCACCAGCAGGAGCGTTAG
- a CDS encoding DUF742 domain-containing protein — MTPPASPGPYGASHHAPYGSDEGDQPLVRPYAMTGGRTRPRYQLAIEALVSSTADPAHLGGLLPEHQRICHLCREVKSVAEISALLSMPLGVARILVADLAEAGMVAIHQPGGGTEAGGTPDVTLLERVLSGLRKL, encoded by the coding sequence ATGACCCCGCCCGCCTCGCCCGGCCCGTACGGTGCCTCTCACCATGCGCCGTACGGGAGTGATGAAGGTGACCAGCCGCTGGTCCGCCCCTACGCCATGACGGGCGGCCGCACCCGGCCCCGCTACCAGCTCGCCATCGAGGCGCTGGTCAGCTCCACGGCCGATCCGGCCCACCTCGGAGGACTGCTCCCCGAGCACCAGCGGATCTGCCACCTGTGCCGCGAGGTGAAGTCGGTCGCGGAGATCTCGGCGCTGCTCAGCATGCCGCTGGGCGTGGCCCGGATCCTCGTCGCCGACCTGGCGGAGGCCGGCATGGTCGCCATCCACCAGCCGGGCGGCGGCACCGAGGCCGGCGGTACGCCGGATGTGACACTGCTCGAAAGGGTGCTCAGTGGACTTCGGAAGCTCTAG
- a CDS encoding roadblock/LC7 domain-containing protein: protein MSQAAQNLNWLITNFVDNTPGVSHTVVVSADGLLLAMSEGFPRDRADQLAAVASGLTSLTAGASRIFEGGTVNQTVVEMERGFLFIMSVSDGSSLAVLAHPECDIGLVGYEMALLVDRAGNVLTPDLRAELQGSLLN from the coding sequence ATGAGCCAGGCGGCGCAGAATCTGAACTGGTTGATCACCAACTTCGTGGACAACACCCCGGGGGTGTCGCACACGGTGGTGGTGTCCGCCGACGGACTTCTTCTGGCGATGTCCGAAGGGTTTCCGCGGGACCGTGCCGACCAGTTGGCGGCGGTGGCCTCCGGCCTGACGTCGCTGACCGCCGGTGCGTCCCGCATCTTCGAGGGGGGCACGGTCAACCAGACCGTCGTGGAGATGGAACGGGGATTCCTCTTCATCATGTCCGTCTCCGACGGCTCCTCCCTCGCCGTTCTGGCGCACCCGGAGTGCGACATCGGCCTCGTGGGCTACGAGATGGCCCTCCTGGTCGACCGCGCGGGCAACGTCCTCACGCCCGACCTCCGCGCCGAACTCCAGGGCAGCCTGCTGAACTGA